A DNA window from Brassica napus cultivar Da-Ae chromosome C1, Da-Ae, whole genome shotgun sequence contains the following coding sequences:
- the LOC106375725 gene encoding B3 domain-containing transcription factor VAL3-like isoform X1, with protein sequence MLPFPSSSSMTPSSYSARFCFNRECPDFNRECYRPGWRLRNGDFADLCNRCASAYEQGRFCDIFHQRASGWRCCESCGKRIHCGCIVSAPAFMLLDAGGIECLTCARKKVSVGPNFRPPPPSFLFQSPISEKFQDLSIDWNSSTRSYRPPNLSGPSIRQSDRGDCYEFNQPTSKDKATAYSTEKHRGMNDLMGKLMSVNSNNHTNSILYNQKAGPNCKVPTCPNVNAAYPPLISLKEGPLVGAQRAFPVTTPVETNGHLGLGGRYLWHKANSSPLSHLHNDLNNGADSPLESKNWNFGIHLDTPGKYQVVPRYSPKVPYKNQVLQNLPNESVSVVTPLFEKILSVSDAGRVGRMVLPKKCAEAFLPQISQTDGVPLTVHDSTGKEWTFQFRFWVNNNSRMYFLEGITPCIQSMQLQAGDTVIFSRADPEKKLIMGFRKASVAQSSVQETELNNNRESCTNGDQAEPIDIHPPNGKKKSSMTTTRSKRQKVEKGELSELKLTWEEAQGFILPSPNLTPSIITIEGIEFEEYEDAPIIGKPNTGFGSTCSANKGLLAEQDDEEAKDEAEGLLMSPKSTSKHPRHRNGCACIVCLQSPSGSSPKHGRRCSCTVCDTVRRRRETLLQRKKKQQQSEIENKAHKEMESPNSDEERHQSVNNSGTTSKDYERHASPPSKAQIDLNFQPEKDEESPLPRSKTTTKDKSLHHDEARSSSSAHNKLHVDFADS encoded by the exons ATGCTTCCCTTTCCTTCTTCGTCCTCAATGACGCCTTCTTCCTATTCCGCTAGATTTTGCTTCAACCGCGAGTGCCCTGACTTCAACCGCGAGTGTTACCGCCCTGGATGGCGTCTCCGTAACGGCGATTTCGCCGACCTCTGTAACCGTTGCGC CTCTGCCTATGAGCAAGGAAGGTTTTGTGACATCTTTCACCAAAGGGCTTCCGGATGGAGGTGTTGTGAGTCTTGTGGAAAG CGAATTCATTGCGGTTGTATTGTTTCTGCACCTGCTTTTATGTTACTGGATGCTGGAGGAATTGAGTGCTTGACTTGTGCACGAAAAAAAGTTTCTGTG GGTCCTAATTTTAGGCCACCACCACCATCCTTTCTTTTCCAGTCTCCAATTTCTGAGAAATTCCAGGACTTGTCGATCGATTGGAATTCTTCAACCAGAAGTTACCGGCCTCCTAATTTATCAGGTCCTTCGATTCGGCAGAGTGATCGTGGTGATTGTTATGAATTTAATCAACCTACTTCTAAAGACAAGGCCACTGCATATTCCACGGAGAAACACAGGGGAATGAATGACTTGATGGGGAAATTAATGAGTGTAAACTCGAACAATCACACAAACAGCATTCTTTATAATCAGAAAGCAG GGCCTAATTGTAAAGTACCTACTTGTCCAAACGTCAATGCAGCATATCCTCCACTGATCTCATTGAAGGAGGGTCCATTGGTGGGGGCACAGCGTGCTTTTCCCGTAACGACACCAGTTGAGACGAATGGTCACTTGGGACTAGGTGGAAGATATTTATGGCATAAAGCTAATTCTTCTCCACTGAGTCACTTACACAATGACTTGAATAATGGAGCAGACTCGCCACTGGAAAGCAAGAATTGGAATTTCGGGATTCATCTTGATACGCCAGGAAAATATCAGGTGGTTCCACGATATTCTCCCAAGGTTCCATATAAAAATCAAGTTCTGCAGAATCTACCCAACGA ATCTGTATCCGTTGTCACCCCTCTCTTTGAGAAGATTCTGAGTGTGAGTGATGCTGGACGAGTTGGGAGGATGGTGCTGCCAAAGAAATGTGCAGAG GCTTTCTTGCCCCAAATTTCCCAAACCGATGGTGTGCCTCTCACAGTACATGACTCAACGGGTAAAGAGTGGACATTTCAGTTCCGCTTTTGGGTCAACAACAATAGCAGAATGTATTTTCTAGAGGGAATAACTCCATGCATACAGAGCATGCAGTTGCAGGCTGGTGATACAG tcaTATTTAGTCGCGCAGATCCAGAAAAGAAGTTAATCATGGGGTTCCGAAAGGCTTCGGTCGCTCAGTCGTCTGTTCAG GAAACTGAATTGAATAACAATCGTGAGAGTTGCACAAACGGAGAT CAGGCTGAACCGATTGATATACATCCACCTAACGGGAAGAAGAAAAGTAGCATGACGACTACAAGAAGCAAACGTCAGAAAGTCGAAAAGGGAGAGCTCAGTGAGCTGAAGCTAACATGGGAAGAAGCTCAAGGATTTATCCTGCCTTCTCCAAACCTCACTCCATCGATAATTACGATAGAAGGCATTGAGTTTGAGGAGTATGAG GATGCTCCAATCATCGGGAAGCCAAATACTGG TTTCGGATCAACATGCTCTGCAAATAAAGGACTCTTAGCTGAACAGGACGATGAGGAAGCCAAGGACGAAGCTGAAGGACTCTTGATGTCACCCAAATCAACCTCAAAGCACCCACGGCATAGAAACGGCTGCGCTTGCATTGTTTGCTTACAGTCCCCGAGTGGGTCGAGTCCCAAACACGGCCGACGCTGTTCTTGCACGGTCTGCGATACAGTGAGACGCCGTAGGGAAACTCTGTTGCAACGGAAAAAGAAGCAGCAGCAGAGTGAGATAGAAAACAAAGCACACAAGGAGATGGAGTCTCCAAACTCTGATGAGGAACGTCACCAATCTGTTAACAACAGTGGGACCACCAGTAAGGACTATGAGCGTCATGCATCGCCGCCTTCAAAAGCACAAATAGATTTGAACTTCCAAccagagaaagatgaagaatctCCTCTTCCCCGTTCAAAGACAACGACTAAGGACAAGTCTCTGCATCATGATGAAGCAAGAAGCTCATCAAGTGCTCATAACAAGCTCCATGTAGATTTTGCAGACTCCTAA
- the LOC106375730 gene encoding F-box protein SKIP27-like, whose product MIHYLHLIGELWFCSVAKVAEWFLETIFLRNFLSGGGRTMKSKLDGEEEELELGLGSVTFTRGLGRKRVLFSSRVRESLLEIPATESTPVKRQKSRTTNVSLSSERSGLESLPQELLIRVVCGVDHEDLKSLNIVSKSIREASLIAKELHFSYTTPKKTRASRNQLAFEDSSQQVEDVEPPNAPVRHRWTKAKRKEELSNVSVALFT is encoded by the exons ATGATTCATTATCTACATTTGATCGGTGAGCTTTGGTTCTGCAGTGTTGCTAAAGTAGCCGAGTGGTTCTTGGAAACTATATTTCTCAGGAACTTTCTTAGTGGAGGAGGAAGAACAATGAAGTCGAAGCTAGACGGTGAGGAAGAGGAGTTAGAGTTAGGATTAGGTTCGGTGACGTTCACGAGAGGGTTAGGGAGAAAAAGGGTTTTGTTTTCAAGTAGAGTCCGAGAATCTTTGCTTGAGATTCCGGCAACTGAATCGACCCCCGTGAAGAGACAAAAAAGCCGAACTACTAATGTTTCGTTGTCTTCTGAGAGATCTGGCCTTGAATCTCTGCCTCAAGAACTCTTG ATTCGAGTGGTTTGTGGTGTGGATCATGAGGATCTGAAGAGTCTAAATATTGTATCTAAATCAATCAGAGAAGCT AGTTTGATAGCAAAAGAGTTACACTTTTCATATACCACACCCAAAAAGACTCGAGCTTCTCGAAACCAACTAGCTTTTGAGGATTCGAGCCAGCAAGTGGAAGATGTCGAGCCTCCTAACGCACCGGTTCGCCATCGTTGGACCAAGGCTAAGAGGAAAGAGGAGCTGTCTAATGTCTCTGTGGCATTGTTTACTTGA
- the LOC106375724 gene encoding transmembrane protein 184 homolog DDB_G0279555, which produces MMDLTKLKPPQLTFYCSALSVFITVLLTLQLVSQHLSHWKNPKEQKAILIIVLMAPIYAVVSFVGLLDIKGSEIFFLFLESIKECYEALVIAKFLALMYSYLNISISNNIVPDGIKGREIHHSFPMTFFQPHVVRLDHRTLRLLKYWTWQFVVIRPVCSILMIALQIIGFYPSWLSWTFTIVLNLSVSLALYSLVVFYHVFAKELAPHNPLAKFLCIKGIVFFCFWQGIALDILVAMGVIKSHHFWLEVEQIQEAIQNVLVCLEMVIFAAVQKHAYHVGPYSGETKKKLDKKTE; this is translated from the exons ATGATGGACCTAACGAAGCTGAAGCCTCCACAGCTCACTTTCTACTGCTCTGCGTTATCTGTCTTCATCACGGTTCTGCTGACGTTACAGCTCGTGTCTCAGCATCTCTCTCACTGGAAGAACCCCAAGGAGCAAAAGGCGATACTCATCATTGTCCTCATGGCTCCTATCTACGCTGTTGTGTCCTTTGTTGGTTTGTTAGATATCAAAGGAAGTgaaatcttcttcctcttcctagAATCCATCAAAGAATGCTACGAAGCACTC GTCATTGCGAAGTTCTTGGCGTTGATGTATAGTTACTTGAACATATCTATCAGCAACAACATTGTCCCTGATGGCATCAAAGGCAGAGAGATTCACCATTCTTTCCCCATGACTTTCTTCCAG CCTCATGTAGTGCGTCTGGATCATCGAACTCTGAGACTTTTGAAATACTGGACATGGCAGTTTGTAGTCATCAGACCAGTTTGCTCCATCTTGATGATAGCTTTACAGATCATCGGGTTTTATCCTTCTTGGTTGAGCTGGACATTCACTATCGTTCTCAACCTCTCGGTCTCTCTGGCGCTTTATTCGCTTGTGGTTTTCTACCATGTGTTTGCTAAGGAGCTTGCTCCTCATAATCCACTCGCAAAGTTCCTCTGCATCAAAGGGattgttttcttttgcttctggCAG GGAATAGCACTAGACATTCTGGTGGCGATGGGAGTGATCAAGTCTCACCATTTCTGGCTTGAGGTAGAGCAAATCCAGGAAGCTATTCAGAATGTGTTGGTATGTTTAGAGATGGTTATCTTTGCTGCGGTTCAGAAGCATGCTTATCATGTTGGTCCTTATAGCGGGGAGACCAAGAAGAAGCTCGATAAAAAGACTGAATGA
- the LOC106375726 gene encoding vacuolar protein sorting-associated protein 28 homolog 1, producing MEVKLWNDKREREMYENFAELYAIIKATEKLEKAYIRDLISPSEYETECQKLIVHFKTLSATLKDLVPNIERFAETYKMDCSAAVYRLVTSGVPATVEHRAAAMASTSSSASVVAECVQNFITSMDSLKLNMVAVDQVYPLLSDLSASLQKLSILPPDFEGKMKMKEWLLRLSKMGASDELTEQQARQLHFDLESSYNSFMAALPSAGN from the coding sequence ATGGAGGTCAAGTTGTGGAACGATAAGCGTGAGAGAGAAATGTACGAGAACTTCGCCGAGCTCTACGCTATCATCAAAGCCACCGAGAAGCTCGAGAAGGCTTACATCCGCGACCTCATCTCCCCATCCGAGTACGAAACCGAGTGTCAGAAGCTCATCGTCCACTTCAAGACACTCTCCGCCACGCTCAAGGACTTGGTCCCTAACATCGAGAGGTTCGCCGAGACGTACAAGATGGACTGCTCGGCTGCTGTGTACCGGCTCGTGACCTCTGGCGTCCCGGCTACAGTGGAGCATCGGGCTGCTGCGATGGCCTCTACTTCGAGCTCTGCTTCCGTTGTTGCCGAGTGTGTTCAGAACTTCATCACTTCCATGGATTCTCTCAAGCTCAACATGGTGGCTGTTGACCAGGTGTATCCGTTGCTCTCTGATCTCTCTGCTTCGCTTCAGAAACTGAGCATTTTGCCACCGGATTTCGaagggaagatgaagatgaaagaGTGGCTGTTGAGGTTGTCTAAGATGGGAGCTTCTGATGAGCTCACTGAGCAGCAGGCTAGGCAGCTTCACTTTGATCTTGAGTCTTCCTATAACTCCTTCATGGCTGCTTTGCCTAGTGCTGGTAACTAA
- the LOC106375729 gene encoding telomerase Cajal body protein 1-like, with amino-acid sequence MGEGGETIAIAEENGGLIVDSGETNSTWPAMRFDVSPYRTHHFSKQFRASRNPNNFLKGLKWSPDGSCFLASSEDNTLSLFYLPQDGGESNGYGVTIPEEDSYGASLLVNEGESVYDFCWYPYMSVSDPLTCVFATTTRDHPIHLWDSSSGELRCTYRAYDAMDEITAAFSIGFNPGGNKIFAGYNNSIRVFDLHRPGRDFGQYSTLQKKKEGQAGILSTLAFSPTNSGMLAVGSYGQTTGIYREDNMELLYVLHGQEGGVTHVQFSKDGNYLYAGGRKDPYILCWDMRKSVEIVYKLYRATENTNQRVFFDIEPCGRHLGTGGQDGLVHMYDLQTGNWVSGYQAASDTVNAFSFHPYLPMAATSSGHRRFSIPDDDDEDNNDVQLKADENCVSLWSFYVTSQENTSDEHNNGLASNSHHLNVTGEEENA; translated from the exons ATGGGTGAAGGAGGAGAAACAATAGCAATAGCAGAAGAAAACGGCGGACTAATTGTAGACTCAGGAGAGACAAACTCCACGTGGCCCGCCATGAGATTCGATGTCTCTCCTTACCGAACACACCATTTCTCCAAGCAGTTCAGGGCCTCTCGAAACCCTAACAATTTCCTCAAGGGTCTTAAATG GTCACCTGATGGTTCGTGTTTCCTTGCAAGCTCTGAGGACAATACACTTAGTCTGTTCTATCT GCCTCAAGATGGAGGGGAGTCTAATGGTTATGGAGTGACAATCCCTGAAGAAG ATTCATATGGTGCGAGTCTTCTTGTGAATGAGGGTGAATCTGTTTATGATTTCTGTTGGTATCCATACATGTCAGTTTCAG ACCCATTAACATGCGTCTTCGCTACCACAACTAGAGACCATCCCATCCATCTTTGGGATAGCTCTTCTGGTGAG CTCCGATGCACGTACCGAGCCTATGATGCTATGGATGAAATAACTGCTGCCTTTTCAATTGGATTTAATCCTGGTGGAAACAA GATCTTTGCTGGTTATAACAACTCTATAAGAGTGTTTGATCTTCATCGTCCCGGTAGAGATTTTGGGCAGTATTCAACTCtacagaaaaagaaagaaggcCAAGCAG GTATATTATCTACTCTTGCCTTCTCTCCAACTAATTCTGGAATGTTGGCGGTGGGCTCTTACGGACAGACTACTGGGATTTATAGAGAAGACAACATGGAgctgttgtatgttttacatgGTCAAGAAGGTGGCGTTACACAT GTTCAGTTTTCAAAGGATGGGAACTACTTATATGCAGGAGGCCGCAAG gaTCCTTACATTCTTTGCTGGGATATGCGGAAATCTGTTGAGATAGTTTACAA ATTGTACAGAGCAACAGAGAACACAAACCAACGTGTCTTCTTTGATATTGAGCCGTGTGGACGACATCTTGGTACCGGTGGTCAG gATGGTCTGGTTCATATGTATGATTTACAAACTGGAAACTGGGTCTCTGGATATCAAGCTGCTTCAG ATACTGTCAATGCTTTTTCTTTCCACCCATACCTTCCAATGGCTGCTACATCCTCTGGTCACAGACGTTTCTCAATTCCTGATGATGACGATGAAGATAACAACGATGTTCAATTAAAAG CTGATGAAAACTGTGTATCTCTGTGGAGTTTCTACGTCACATCCCAAGAGAACACTTCTGATGAACATAACAATGGCCTTGCAAGCAATTCTCATCACTTGAATGTCACAGGAGAGGAAGAAAACGCCTAA
- the LOC106375728 gene encoding anaphase-promoting complex subunit 4: MESEEGEESSIPFQLQFDKPIPFQIKIAEWNPEKDLLAMVTEDSKILLHRFNWQRLWTISPGRPVTSLCWRPDGKAIAVGLEDGTIALHDVENGKLLRSLKPHDVAVVCLNWEEDGQSNTDEIGKVSAYEDRTSRFFLPAPRAPKMPGVVAGDSSFMDDGEDSLAELSNASFRKFNVLCSGDRDGSICFNIFGIFQIGKINIHELSVPVAYLDGHASCKLFNATIYKVALSKDLCRLVVMCTGELRDCDIEPKEEKLNIDLHGLHCLAMDTSIFWKRKYELHQVAQQASNIEDLTEVIRESLSVLSKQWADAMKTFHDKFHSLSTLIIDNGLESSPQEEFLSLLGGARISPALNQFLVNSLGEVGVKRVLKSVCGTGKELQLVVLDHLQPAAEIIGFRMGELRGLSRWRARYQGIGLDERLLDEATENAGLLLVQVQRFMMVLSSVVQQFSNFFNWLLKSIKYLMQEPNDQLMSYNSELLVVFLKFLYDQDPVKDLVDLSEADDDIEIDIKTIERVRQLIQFGGFSDTDFLRRTLAKEFQHMESSFKRALQMPFTTISRKISCLKLLPLCPLQLSTTQTRSTIPMSISFYKNELCADTPCESGYTDYISFQVPDEAFPDIQNCIGIAKGFKQNSNNQTNDYTSLEAVLLSVPSGYHCVDLSLYKDKELVLLMNETSANSEGSGEACMMVVQTGNLPFISISRSSCLNQWELEDLKSSIVYLEVENEKVRKVPHSTIAPLAVSASRGVACVFAERRRALVYILEEDEDEEEVSEDK; the protein is encoded by the exons ATGGAGAGTGAGGAGGGTGAAGAAAGTAGCATTCCTTTCCAGCTCCAGTTCGACAAGCCCATACCCTTTCAg ATTAAGATAGCAGAGTGGAACCCTGAGAAGGATTTACTCGCAATGGTTACGGAGGATTCAAAGATTTTGCTGCATAGGTTCAATTGGCAGAGGTTATGGACTATTTCGCCAG GAAGGCCTGTTACTTCTTTATGTTGGCGTCCTGATGGTAAAGCCATAGCTGTTGGGCTTGAGGATGGAACCATTGCACTTCACGATGTTGAG AATGGGAAGCTACTAAGGAGCTTGAAGCCCCATGATGTAGCTGTCGTGTGTCTTAACTGGGAGGAGGATGGACAATCCAATACC GACGAAATTGGGAAAGTCTCTGCTTATGAGGACCGTACCTCACGCTTCTTCCTTCCTGCTCCAAGAGCTCCGAAGATGCCTGGAGTTGTAGCTGGTGACTCCAGTTTCATGGATGATGGTGAAGATTCTTTAGCAGAACTATCTAATGCCTCATTCCGGAAGTTTAACGTCCTCTGCAGTGGGGATCGAGATGGGAGcatctgttttaatatatttggaaTATTTCAAATTGGGAAGATT AATATACACGAGCTGTCTGTTCCTGTGGCCTATCTGGATGGGCATGCCTCTTGCAAACTATTTAATGCTACTATTTACAAG GTTGCTTTGTCGAAAGACCTCTGTCGCCTGGTGGTAATGTGCACAGGAGAACTTAGGGATTGTGATATCGAGCCAAAGGAGGAAAAGCTAAATATTGATTTGCATGGTTTACATTGCCTTGCAATGGACACATCTATATTTTGGAAGAG GAAATATGAGCTTCATCAGGTTGCTCAACAAGCTTCCAACATCGAAGATTTGACTGAGGTTATTCGAGAATCCCTATCAGTTTTGAGCAAACAATGGGCGGATGCCATGAAAACTTTCCACGACAAGTTTCATTCTCTTTCCACCTTGATCATAGATAATG GACTGGAATCATCTCCTCAAGAAGAATTTCTTAGCCTTTTGGGTGGTGCACGAATAAGCCCAGCACTTAATCAGTTTTTAGTCAACTCTCTTGGTGAAGTG GGTGTCAAGCGCGTTTTAAAGTCAGTATGTGGTACAGGAAAAGAGCTTCAGCTGGTTGTCCTTGACCATCTCCAG cctGCAGCAGAAATCATTGGATTCAGGATGGGTGAACTAAGAGGTCTCTCGAGGTGGCGTGCACGATACCAAGGCATTGGTTTGGATGAGAGACTCCTTGATGAAGCAACTGAAAATGCTGGTCTTCTACTCGTACAAGTGCAACGGTTTATGATGGTATTATCTTCTGTTGTCCAACAG TTCTCAAATTTCTTCAACTGGCTCCTCAAAAGCATAAAGTATCTTATGCAAGAACCAAATGATCAGCTTATGTCATACAACAG TGAACTCCTTGTGGTATTCTTGAAGTTCTTATATGATCAAGATCCGGTGAAAGACCTCGTGGATCTATCTGAAGCTGATGATGACATTGAAATCGATAT CAAAACAATTGAAAGAGTAAGACAATTGATTCAGTTTGGAGGGTTTTCAGACACTGATTTTCTGCGGAGAACATTGGCTAAGGAATTCCAACACATGGAGTCCAG ctTCAAGAGGGCTCTTCAAATGCCCTTTACAACCATATCAAGGAAGATATCATGTTTGAAGTTGTTGCCGCTTTGCCCTCTTCAGTTGTCAACAACGCAAACGCGTAGTACCATTCCGATGTCTATTTCCTTTTACAAG AATGAACTCTGTGCTGATACACCTTGTGAAAGTGGGTACACTGATTACATATCTTTTCAAGTCCCTGACGAAGCTTTCCCAGATATTCAGAACTGTATTGGCATAGCTAAGGGGTTTAAGCAAAACTCCAACAACCAAACCAATGATTATACTTCTCTGGAAGCTGTCTTGTTATCTGTGCCAAGTGGCTACCACTGTGTGGATCTATCTCTCTACAAG GATAAAGAACTGGTTTTATTAATGAACGAAACAAGTGCAAATTCTGAAGGCTCAGGAGAAGCCTGCATGATGGTTGTTCAAACTGGTAACCTTCCATTCATTTCCATTTCAAGATCTAGCTGTCTAAATCAGTGGGAGCTAGAGGATTTGAAG AGCTCCATTGTTTACCTGGAAGTGGAGAATGAAAAGGTTCGCAAAGTTCCACATTCTACCATTGCTCCTCTAGCAGTAAGCG CTTCGAGAGGAGTGGCATGCGTTTTTGCTGAGAGAAGACGAGCCCTGGTGTATATAttggaagaagacgaagacgaggAAGAAGTCTCTGAAGACAAGTAA
- the LOC106375725 gene encoding B3 domain-containing transcription factor VAL3-like isoform X2, protein MLPFPSSSSMTPSSYSARFCFNRECPDFNRECYRPGWRLRNGDFADLCNRCASAYEQGRFCDIFHQRASGWRCCESCGKRIHCGCIVSAPAFMLLDAGGIECLTCARKKVSVGPNFRPPPPSFLFQSPISEKFQDLSIDWNSSTRSYRPPNLSGPSIRQSDRGDCYEFNQPTSKDKATAYSTEKHRGMNDLMGKLMSVNSNNHTNSILYNQKAGPNCKVPTCPNVNAAYPPLISLKEGPLVGAQRAFPVTTPVETNGHLGLGGRYLWHKANSSPLSHLHNDLNNGADSPLESKNWNFGIHLDTPGKYQVVPRYSPKVPYKNQVLQNLPNESVSVVTPLFEKILSVSDAGRVGRMVLPKKCAEAFLPQISQTDGVPLTVHDSTGKEWTFQFRFWVNNNSRMYFLEGITPCIQSMQLQAGDTVIFSRADPEKKLIMGFRKASVAQSSVQETELNNNRESCTNGDAEPIDIHPPNGKKKSSMTTTRSKRQKVEKGELSELKLTWEEAQGFILPSPNLTPSIITIEGIEFEEYEDAPIIGKPNTGFGSTCSANKGLLAEQDDEEAKDEAEGLLMSPKSTSKHPRHRNGCACIVCLQSPSGSSPKHGRRCSCTVCDTVRRRRETLLQRKKKQQQSEIENKAHKEMESPNSDEERHQSVNNSGTTSKDYERHASPPSKAQIDLNFQPEKDEESPLPRSKTTTKDKSLHHDEARSSSSAHNKLHVDFADS, encoded by the exons ATGCTTCCCTTTCCTTCTTCGTCCTCAATGACGCCTTCTTCCTATTCCGCTAGATTTTGCTTCAACCGCGAGTGCCCTGACTTCAACCGCGAGTGTTACCGCCCTGGATGGCGTCTCCGTAACGGCGATTTCGCCGACCTCTGTAACCGTTGCGC CTCTGCCTATGAGCAAGGAAGGTTTTGTGACATCTTTCACCAAAGGGCTTCCGGATGGAGGTGTTGTGAGTCTTGTGGAAAG CGAATTCATTGCGGTTGTATTGTTTCTGCACCTGCTTTTATGTTACTGGATGCTGGAGGAATTGAGTGCTTGACTTGTGCACGAAAAAAAGTTTCTGTG GGTCCTAATTTTAGGCCACCACCACCATCCTTTCTTTTCCAGTCTCCAATTTCTGAGAAATTCCAGGACTTGTCGATCGATTGGAATTCTTCAACCAGAAGTTACCGGCCTCCTAATTTATCAGGTCCTTCGATTCGGCAGAGTGATCGTGGTGATTGTTATGAATTTAATCAACCTACTTCTAAAGACAAGGCCACTGCATATTCCACGGAGAAACACAGGGGAATGAATGACTTGATGGGGAAATTAATGAGTGTAAACTCGAACAATCACACAAACAGCATTCTTTATAATCAGAAAGCAG GGCCTAATTGTAAAGTACCTACTTGTCCAAACGTCAATGCAGCATATCCTCCACTGATCTCATTGAAGGAGGGTCCATTGGTGGGGGCACAGCGTGCTTTTCCCGTAACGACACCAGTTGAGACGAATGGTCACTTGGGACTAGGTGGAAGATATTTATGGCATAAAGCTAATTCTTCTCCACTGAGTCACTTACACAATGACTTGAATAATGGAGCAGACTCGCCACTGGAAAGCAAGAATTGGAATTTCGGGATTCATCTTGATACGCCAGGAAAATATCAGGTGGTTCCACGATATTCTCCCAAGGTTCCATATAAAAATCAAGTTCTGCAGAATCTACCCAACGA ATCTGTATCCGTTGTCACCCCTCTCTTTGAGAAGATTCTGAGTGTGAGTGATGCTGGACGAGTTGGGAGGATGGTGCTGCCAAAGAAATGTGCAGAG GCTTTCTTGCCCCAAATTTCCCAAACCGATGGTGTGCCTCTCACAGTACATGACTCAACGGGTAAAGAGTGGACATTTCAGTTCCGCTTTTGGGTCAACAACAATAGCAGAATGTATTTTCTAGAGGGAATAACTCCATGCATACAGAGCATGCAGTTGCAGGCTGGTGATACAG tcaTATTTAGTCGCGCAGATCCAGAAAAGAAGTTAATCATGGGGTTCCGAAAGGCTTCGGTCGCTCAGTCGTCTGTTCAG GAAACTGAATTGAATAACAATCGTGAGAGTTGCACAAACGGAGAT GCTGAACCGATTGATATACATCCACCTAACGGGAAGAAGAAAAGTAGCATGACGACTACAAGAAGCAAACGTCAGAAAGTCGAAAAGGGAGAGCTCAGTGAGCTGAAGCTAACATGGGAAGAAGCTCAAGGATTTATCCTGCCTTCTCCAAACCTCACTCCATCGATAATTACGATAGAAGGCATTGAGTTTGAGGAGTATGAG GATGCTCCAATCATCGGGAAGCCAAATACTGG TTTCGGATCAACATGCTCTGCAAATAAAGGACTCTTAGCTGAACAGGACGATGAGGAAGCCAAGGACGAAGCTGAAGGACTCTTGATGTCACCCAAATCAACCTCAAAGCACCCACGGCATAGAAACGGCTGCGCTTGCATTGTTTGCTTACAGTCCCCGAGTGGGTCGAGTCCCAAACACGGCCGACGCTGTTCTTGCACGGTCTGCGATACAGTGAGACGCCGTAGGGAAACTCTGTTGCAACGGAAAAAGAAGCAGCAGCAGAGTGAGATAGAAAACAAAGCACACAAGGAGATGGAGTCTCCAAACTCTGATGAGGAACGTCACCAATCTGTTAACAACAGTGGGACCACCAGTAAGGACTATGAGCGTCATGCATCGCCGCCTTCAAAAGCACAAATAGATTTGAACTTCCAAccagagaaagatgaagaatctCCTCTTCCCCGTTCAAAGACAACGACTAAGGACAAGTCTCTGCATCATGATGAAGCAAGAAGCTCATCAAGTGCTCATAACAAGCTCCATGTAGATTTTGCAGACTCCTAA